One genomic window of Punica granatum isolate Tunisia-2019 chromosome 1, ASM765513v2, whole genome shotgun sequence includes the following:
- the LOC116206262 gene encoding uncharacterized protein LOC116206262 — MIITLTARGKLGFVEGKVPKPPAGDPNLKRLEMCNSLVLAWVFNGMEKELQPSAAYATEAKALWDDLKERYSQGNEMRIYQLKSDINLYRQEGKTVQRYYSGIKTLWNELENYLESLGCSCDAANRYVAQREKNKIYQFLMGLDVRFRGVRSDILKIKPLPTMSRVYQMVSEEENQHAVTRSREAARTPKGGAEMRAFVARSKSKNPQGQRWTAEGKPICDHCGRPEHVKSSCWSLHGSPAEGSNNGKGKRSGSQGMQTEGG; from the coding sequence ATGATAATTACTCTTACAGCGAGAGGAAAATTGGGATTCGTGGAGGGCAAGGTACCAAAACCACCTGCAGGAGACCCGAACCTGAAAAGATTGGAGATGTGCAACTCCCTTGTACTGGCATGGGTATTCAATGGGATGGAGAAAGAGCTTCAGCCGAGTGCTGCTTATGCAACTGAAGCGAAGGCACTTTGGGATGATCTAAAAGAAAGATATTCACAGGGAAATGAGATGAGGATATACCAGTTGAAGTCAGATATCAATTTGTACAGGCAAGAAGGTAAGACCGTTCAGAGATATTACTCGGGCATCAAAACGTTGTGGAATGAGCTCGAAAACTACCTCGAGTCACTCGGATGCTCGTGTGATGCAGCAAATCGATATGTAGCCCAgagggagaagaacaagataTACCAGTTTTTAATGGGCTTGGACGTGCGGTTTCGGGGCGTACGGTCTGATATACTCAAGATCAAACCCTTGCCAACGATGAGCAGGGTTTATCAGATGGTTTCGGAGGAGGAAAACCAACATGCCGTAACTCGTTCCAGAGAGGCTGCACGGACACCAAAAGGAGGAGCAGAAATGAGAGCTTTCGTGGCCAGGAGTAAAAGTAAGAACCCACAAGGACAAAGATGGACCGCAGAAGGGAAGCCAATATGCGACCACTGTGGTCGACCGGAGCATGTGAAAAGCTCTTGCTGGTCCCTCCATGGTTCACCTGCAGAAGGAAGCAACAATGGCAAAGGGAAGAGGTCGGGAAGCCAGGGAATGCAAACGGAAGGAGGATAG